GTCCGGTGAGCGGATTTTGCTGAACGAGCCAGTTAGGCGATGTTCTGGCATTAGAACCAGCATTAGTGCTGACACTAATATCAGATCTGAGAGGTTGGCATGGCTCGCATGGAGATCATTTCCGGCGTTGAGCGTAGGCGGCGGTGGTCGAAGGAAGCGAAGCTGGCGATATTGGCTGAAGCCGATCAACCGGGCGTTCGCATTGGTGATGTCGCTCGTCGCCATGACATTTATCCTGCGCAGATCCGTTTATGGCGGAAAACGCTTAGCCACTTGGATGTGTCAGCCTCGTTCCTGCCGGTCCACCTGGTCAACGAAATAAGCCTCGGGCAGATGCCGGCGGCCGGCGGGGGGCCAGTGCTTATCAAGATCCAGCTACGAAATGGTCGCAGTTTGAAAGTTCCGGCGGACATTGAACGCAAGACGCTGTCATCGTTGATCGCGTGTGTTGAGGCTGCATGATCGGGCCGACAGGAAATGTGCGGGTCTACTTGGCTTGCGGGGTGACCGATATGCGGCGCGGTATCGATGGTCTGTCTGCTATGGTCGAGGCGGTGATCAAGGAAGCGCCGGGTTCCGGAGCGATCTTCGGGTTCCGTGGAAAGCGCGCCGACCGGATCAAGCTTCTATGGTGGGATGGCCAAGGGTTCTGCCTATTCTACAAGATTCTCGAGCGCGGATACTTTCCTTGGCCGACGGCGAAAGATGGTGTTGCGCATCTGACGCAGGCTCAGTTGTCGATGCTTGTTGAAGGGATTGACTGGCGCCGACCAGCGTGGACTTCCGCCCCTGGCCGAACGGGTTAAAAGCTATATTTTACAGAGACATCCGAGGCAAAACGCTAGTGCTTTCGCTGCAAATCGGCTATGTTTTTGGGCATGAAAGCACCGCCGCTGGACAGTCAGGACGAGCTATTGGCATTGCGCGCGCTCGTCGCTGAACAGGCGGTGAAACTCAGCGCGCAAGAAGCCGAAGTCATCAAACGCGACTCGATCATCGGTCTTCTGCGCGCGCAGCTGGAACTGCTCCGACATCGGCAGCACGGCGCATCCTCAGAAAAGATCGATCGAAAGATTGAGCAATTCGAACTGATGCTCGAGGAGATCGAATCCTCTCGCGCCGAGGCTGATGCTCGTTCCGGAAAAGGCCTGCTGCCAGATCTGGATGATACCCCCGACAAGCCGAAACGCAGACCTCTGCCGGATGGCCTTCCAACTGAAGAGCGGGTGTACGCAGCGCCCTGCAGTTGCCCGACTTGTGGTGGCCTGTCCTTCCTGAAGGCGGCCGACAAGGTGGTCCAGGTGATGGAGCATGTGCCGGCTTCCGGCATATTGAGAAGCGCATGGTCTGTAAGGACTGCGATACAACGGTATCGGGTGAGATGCCGAGCTTGCCGATCGAGCGAGGCAAACCTGGACCAGGACTGCTCGCACACATCATGGTCGCCAAATTTGACGATCATATCCCACTCTACCGTTTGTCCGAGATGTACGACCGGCTGGGGGTAGACATCTCCCGCTCCGTCATGGCGGACTGGGTCGGTCGCGTGTCAGTCCTGCTGGCCCCGCTCATCCTGCTGATCAGAGCCCACATCGCGGCCGTCGATCGAATACACACGGACGATACCCCGGTCGATGTCCTCGACCCAGGACGAGGAAAGACGAAAACCGGCAGGGTCTGGGTCTATGTCTTCGATGGCAGCGGCTACAAGGATCCCACGCCCGGAGCGATCGCCTATTACTATAGCCCCGACCGAAAGGGCGTGCATCCGGCTGAACACCTCGCTCACTTCAGCGGCGTAATGCATGCGGATGGGTATGCTGGCTACAGCAAGCTTTACGGCAACCAGATCATCGAAGCTGCCTGCATGGCGCATGTGCGCCGTAAGTTCCATGATGTGATCAAGCTCAAGCCATCTCCGATCGCCGACGAGGCTCTGTCGCGCATCGGTGCACTCTACGATATCGAGGACCGTATCCGCGGCATGTCGGCTGACGAGAGGCGAACACTGCGCCAGCAACACGCCAGACCCATTCTGGCGGACCTCAAGGCCTGGATTGAAACGACGCTTTCGACGCTGCCGCAGAAACAGAAGCTAGCAGAAGCGATGCGATATGCTCTCTCGCGATGGGCAGCTTTGAGCGTCTACATTGACGATGGCCGTGTCGAAATCGATAACAACATAGCTGAGCGCGCTATGAGGCCACTCGGAATTGGAAGAAAAAATTGGCTCTTTGCTGGGTCAGACAAGGGCGGCGAGCGCATCGCCAATATCCTGACCATCATCGAGACAGCTAAGCTCCATGGCCGCAATCCAGAGGCCTATCTGACAGACGTCCTGACCAGGATCCAGAGCCATCCGAAGGATCGACTTGAGGAACTGCTCCCGTGGCAGTGGGCTCCGGCAAAAGACCGGTACGAGGCTGCGTGATGGCGCGCTCAAGGATCATCTATACCCTCAAAGAGGTCGCTGAGATGATCGGCGAGAACCTCGAGTTGATCGAAGAGGTGACCGCCAACTCGGATAATATCAGCGAGGGCGAATTGCTTTATGTCCGCGACGGCAGCGAATACGGCACGAAGGGCCTGACCGAGAACGGCGTGGACGAGCTCCAAAATCTCCTCGCCGACATAAGGACATGGGATGGTGGAATCCGCCAGTTTCTCGTCGATGAACAATGCGATCCGGATGTGGTCGAACGCGTTATGGCAGACGAGATGAAACGCGGCCTATAATATCGGCCTCTCAACCAAGCGAAAATGCCTTCGCCGGACGCTCACGGTCGAGCACTGGGACGTAACGTGAGAACGTGTCGACGACCGTCAAGACGCGGATCTTCTTGCCCATCGCCAACTGGACGCCTCGAAAAACCTCGCCATTGACGGCTCGGGATGATTCACTGCCCCGGTGATTTGCCGGGAGGGGATGGATGCGGGGACAGGCCGGGTTTTGGGACATTGACGAGCGGTATGCTCGACTGAGCGAGGCGGGCGATCCTCTGGAAAAGCTGAACGCGGTGGTGCCATGGGAGGTTTTCCGAAAGCCGTTGGCCAAGGCGCTGAAACGCTCCGACGGCGCCAAGGGCGGCAGGCCGCCCTACGATGCGGTGCTGATGTTCAAGATCATGGTGTTGCAGGCGCTTTACAGTCTGTCGGATGATCAGGCCGAATTCCAGATCCAGGATCGGCTCTCGTTCATGCGTTTTCTCGGGTTGGGGCTGGGCGATCGCGTGCCTGATGCCAAGACGATCTGGCTGTTCCGCGAGCATCTCACACAAGCCCGCGCGGTGGAGAACCTGTTCGCCCGTTTCGACAAGCACCTCACCAGGGCCGGCTATCTTGCCATGGGCGGTCAGATTGTCGACGCCACCATCGTGGCGGCGCCGAAGCAGCGAAACACCGATGCCGAGAAGGCCGACATCAAAGCGGGCAAGATACCGGACGAGTGGAAAGACAAGCCCGCGAAGCTGCGCCAGAAGGATCGCGATGCGCGTTGGACGGTGAAGTTCTCGAAGGCCAAGGCGGCCGAGGATGGAAAGCCGCAACCGCGCGACATCGCCATTCCCGCCTTCGGTTACAAGAACCATGCCTCGATCGATCGCCGGCACGGCCTCATCCGTGGCTGGAATGTCACCAGCGCGGCGGCCTATGACGGCGCCCAGCTCCGCAATGTGCTCGACAAGAACAACACCAGTTCGACGGTCTGGGCCGACACGGCTTATCGCTCGAAGAAGAACGAGGAGTGGCTGGAGAAGAACGGCTACGTTTCCGACATTCATCAGAAGAAGCCGAAAGGTCGGCCGATGAGCGAGGCGACGTCGCGGGCCAATGGTCGGAGATCGAAAACCCGCGCATTCGTCGAGCACGTCTTCGCCCAGCAGAAGTCCAGGATGGGCCTGTTCGTCCGCACCATCGGTATCGCCCGCGCCAGAACCAAGATCGGCATGGCCAATCTCGCCTACAATCTCACCCGCTTCGTCTGGCACGAGGGGCGAACTGCGTCCGCATGACCGCGTGAGCGGCGAAAACCGCCGTCGCAACGCCAAAATCGGCGCCCTGCGCCGGCCTAAAGACCAAAACCGAAGCAATCGCCGCGCATCAGGCCGCGCCAGACCTCATCTCCGTCCTACCAGCGCCGAAATCCGGGTAGTTCGAGGCGTCCAACTGGTCGTGGACGAAGTCCATCGCCCAGGTCTCGTTGGGCCGCGTGGCTTCGCAACGGTCTTCCCGCAGCTTCGCCTTGACCCGCCGCTTCGGCGTCTTGTTCCGGAGCTGAAGACCCAAATCCCTGTAAATAGGATAGGTTCGCTTCATGTTGATGTCCCAGCCTTCGCGCTTGAGCATCACGTGAATACGCCGGTAGCCGTAGCGAACCCGCGTTGCGCAGATGTCCTTGATCCGAGC
This region of Mesorhizobium australicum genomic DNA includes:
- a CDS encoding IS5 family transposase, yielding MRGQAGFWDIDERYARLSEAGDPLEKLNAVVPWEVFRKPLAKALKRSDGAKGGRPPYDAVLMFKIMVLQALYSLSDDQAEFQIQDRLSFMRFLGLGLGDRVPDAKTIWLFREHLTQARAVENLFARFDKHLTRAGYLAMGGQIVDATIVAAPKQRNTDAEKADIKAGKIPDEWKDKPAKLRQKDRDARWTVKFSKAKAAEDGKPQPRDIAIPAFGYKNHASIDRRHGLIRGWNVTSAAAYDGAQLRNVLDKNNTSSTVWADTAYRSKKNEEWLEKNGYVSDIHQKKPKGRPMSEATSRANGRRSKTRAFVEHVFAQQKSRMGLFVRTIGIARARTKIGMANLAYNLTRFVWHEGRTASA
- the tnpB gene encoding IS66 family insertion sequence element accessory protein TnpB (TnpB, as the term is used for proteins encoded by IS66 family insertion elements, is considered an accessory protein, since TnpC, encoded by a neighboring gene, is a DDE family transposase.), with protein sequence MIGPTGNVRVYLACGVTDMRRGIDGLSAMVEAVIKEAPGSGAIFGFRGKRADRIKLLWWDGQGFCLFYKILERGYFPWPTAKDGVAHLTQAQLSMLVEGIDWRRPAWTSAPGRTG
- the tnpA gene encoding IS66-like element accessory protein TnpA, with amino-acid sequence MARMEIISGVERRRRWSKEAKLAILAEADQPGVRIGDVARRHDIYPAQIRLWRKTLSHLDVSASFLPVHLVNEISLGQMPAAGGGPVLIKIQLRNGRSLKVPADIERKTLSSLIACVEAA